One Ignavibacterium sp. DNA segment encodes these proteins:
- a CDS encoding glucose 1-dehydrogenase — protein MHYNFKEKVALITGAGSGIGLATAIAFAEAGASVALADLNKNSVQTAVKKITNAGHKAIAISCDVTNEAEVASMVEQTVSAFGKLDFAYNNAGMHVAVVETADALSEDFDKAIAVNLKGIWYCMKYELQQMRKQGSGAIVNCSSQSGLVGTANLGAYTAAKHGVVGLTKASALEYAHRGIRINCICPGTTETPMVSNAVADRPEHMKAVINAIPMGRMGKAEEIASAVLWLCSEGAGFMIGQTVTPDGGYTVK, from the coding sequence ATGCACTACAATTTTAAAGAAAAAGTTGCACTAATTACAGGTGCTGGATCAGGAATTGGACTTGCAACAGCGATTGCGTTTGCTGAAGCAGGTGCTTCCGTAGCCTTGGCTGACTTAAATAAAAACTCAGTTCAAACTGCGGTGAAAAAAATAACTAACGCCGGACATAAAGCAATTGCTATCAGTTGTGATGTAACAAACGAAGCAGAAGTTGCAAGTATGGTAGAGCAAACAGTATCAGCCTTTGGCAAACTCGATTTTGCATATAATAATGCAGGAATGCATGTCGCTGTTGTTGAAACAGCAGATGCGCTTTCAGAAGATTTTGATAAAGCCATAGCTGTTAACCTGAAAGGCATTTGGTACTGTATGAAGTACGAATTACAGCAGATGCGGAAACAAGGAAGCGGAGCTATCGTTAATTGTTCTTCACAAAGTGGTTTAGTAGGCACTGCAAATCTCGGTGCTTACACCGCAGCGAAACATGGCGTTGTTGGATTAACAAAAGCAAGTGCACTCGAATATGCTCATAGAGGTATTCGAATCAATTGTATTTGTCCAGGTACAACCGAGACGCCAATGGTTTCCAACGCAGTGGCTGACAGACCAGAACATATGAAAGCAGTTATAAATGCTATCCCAATGGGAAGAATGGGCAAAGCAGAAGAAATTGCCAGTGCTGTTCTTTGGTTATGCAGCGAAGGTGCAGGATTTATGATTGGTCAAACCGTAACGCCTGATGGAGGCTACACAGTAAAGTAA
- a CDS encoding restriction endonuclease subunit S, producing MSKNNEIKLVPILRFSEFKNGGVWKVKPLGEVLIKNSTKNKDQKYSLVESVSNKFGFIKQDEYFDNRIIASKDTSNYYVINRGYFAYNPSRIDIGSLAYKSDDNTSIISPLYVSFKANNSVIDDIFLLNYFKSNEFSKQMIFEGGVRNTLNYDNLSQIKVPITQLDEQRKIAACLSSLDEVITAESQKLEVLKEHKKGLLQNLFSKEGETVPKLRFKEFENSGEWVEKKLGEISENVMYGMNSASKDFDGENKYLRITDIDENTRLFLQDSVTSPDGILEEKYLLKIGDVVFARTGASVGKSYLHQKGNDKVYFAGFLIRFSIKNEIPYFIYAQTLTEKYKKWVSKTSLRSGQPGINAEEYKSYSFFVPPSLQEQQKIASCLSSLDDLIRLQAERIEQLQLHKKGLLQGLFPNLNEVTE from the coding sequence ATGAGTAAGAACAACGAAATAAAATTGGTGCCTATTCTTAGATTTTCTGAGTTTAAGAATGGTGGAGTTTGGAAGGTTAAGCCGCTGGGTGAAGTTTTGATAAAAAACTCAACTAAAAATAAAGACCAAAAATATTCTTTGGTTGAAAGTGTTAGCAATAAATTCGGCTTTATTAAACAAGATGAATACTTTGACAACAGAATTATTGCAAGTAAAGACACTTCAAACTATTATGTTATCAATAGAGGATATTTTGCTTACAACCCTTCAAGAATTGATATTGGTTCTCTAGCCTATAAATCTGATGACAATACTTCAATAATTAGTCCATTATATGTAAGCTTCAAGGCAAACAATTCAGTAATTGACGATATATTTTTATTGAACTACTTCAAGTCAAATGAATTTTCCAAGCAGATGATTTTTGAAGGTGGTGTTAGAAATACTTTAAATTATGACAACCTTTCCCAAATTAAAGTCCCTATTACCCAATTAGATGAACAACGGAAAATAGCAGCTTGTCTTTCATCCTTAGATGAAGTTATCACAGCCGAGAGCCAAAAGCTGGAAGTGCTGAAAGAACATAAAAAAGGCTTGTTGCAAAATTTATTTTCAAAAGAAGGTGAAACGGTGCCCAAACTACGCTTTAAGGAGTTTGAAAATAGTGGGGAGTGGGTGGAGAAGAAATTGGGGGAGATTTCCGAAAATGTAATGTACGGAATGAATTCAGCATCAAAAGATTTTGATGGTGAAAACAAATATTTGAGAATAACAGATATTGATGAAAATACAAGGCTTTTTTTACAGGATTCAGTTACTTCGCCTGATGGCATATTGGAAGAAAAATACCTTTTAAAGATTGGGGATGTGGTTTTTGCAAGAACAGGTGCAAGCGTAGGGAAATCTTATCTACATCAAAAAGGAAATGATAAAGTTTATTTTGCAGGGTTCTTGATAAGATTCTCAATAAAGAATGAAATTCCTTACTTCATTTATGCTCAAACCTTAACTGAAAAATATAAAAAATGGGTATCGAAGACCTCTTTGCGTTCTGGACAACCTGGTATAAATGCAGAAGAATATAAATCCTATTCCTTTTTCGTTCCTCCATCTCTTCAAGAACAACAAAAAATCGCCTCTTGTCTTTCTTCCTTAGATGATTTGATTCGCTTGCAGGCTGAAAGAATAGAACAATTGCAACTTCACAAAAAAGGATTGTTGCAGGGTTTGTTTCCTAATCTAAATGAAGTAACAGAATGA
- a CDS encoding helix-turn-helix domain-containing protein codes for MTKILQVENISDYEDYVGFKGLHPLVSVIPYSVVTPIRHSRTKFSVYALFLRDDRLEELTYGMGSYDYDEGTLIAVSPGQIGGVEDNGEKFDIKGWALLFHPDLLRGTSLENKMSQFTYFSYHINEALHMTSSERGIIVKCLELLKYELENSDKLNKNTIIVSLIDVVLEYCLRFYDRQFATRKIENSDILVRFEQTLIDYYNAEKQFKEGIPTVKYCSENLFLSTNYFGDLVKKETGNPPIYFIQNFIINRAKSELFSNKSVSETAFNLGFGSPQALSRFFKLHTGKTPLEYFRSKSK; via the coding sequence ATGACTAAAATTTTGCAAGTTGAAAATATTTCTGATTATGAAGACTATGTAGGTTTTAAAGGCTTACATCCTTTAGTGAGTGTCATCCCTTATTCAGTCGTAACACCTATTCGCCACAGCCGTACAAAATTTAGTGTGTATGCTCTGTTTTTGCGGGACGATCGTTTGGAAGAACTTACTTACGGAATGGGAAGTTATGACTATGATGAGGGAACATTAATTGCAGTCTCTCCAGGTCAAATTGGAGGTGTGGAAGACAATGGCGAAAAGTTTGATATAAAAGGCTGGGCTTTACTATTTCATCCGGACTTATTACGCGGCACATCTCTGGAAAATAAAATGAGCCAGTTTACTTACTTCTCTTATCATATCAATGAAGCGCTGCACATGACTTCCAGTGAAAGAGGAATCATTGTAAAATGCTTAGAGCTTCTTAAATATGAGTTGGAAAATTCGGACAAGTTAAATAAGAATACTATTATCGTTAGTTTGATCGACGTTGTTTTGGAGTATTGCCTTCGGTTTTATGACAGGCAATTTGCAACAAGAAAAATTGAGAACAGTGATATTTTAGTTCGGTTTGAACAGACGTTAATTGATTATTACAATGCTGAAAAACAATTTAAAGAAGGGATACCAACCGTAAAATATTGTTCCGAAAATCTGTTTCTTTCAACGAACTACTTTGGTGATTTGGTGAAGAAGGAGACTGGGAATCCGCCGATTTATTTCATTCAAAATTTTATCATCAACAGAGCTAAGAGCGAATTATTTTCTAACAAATCAGTAAGCGAAACTGCTTTCAATCTGGGTTTTGGATCCCCGCAAGCCTTAAGCCGTTTTTTTAAACTTCATACCGGAAAGACACCGTTGGAATACTTCAGATCAAAAAGCAAGTGA
- a CDS encoding type I restriction endonuclease subunit R, whose protein sequence is MTKEIQIEDSLITKLTDLKYTHRADIRDKASLEKNFREKFQALNRVNLTDSEFERLFKEIINPDVFASSKRLREINTFTREDGTPLHYTLVNIKDWCKNEFEVINQLRINTSNSHHRYDVILLINGIPVVQIELKGLEVSPRKAMQQIVDYKSDPGNGYTNSLLCFMQMFIVSNRSNTYYFANNNAAHFSFNADEQFLPIYQYAGEDNKKITHLDDFSEKFLSKCTLSQMISKYMVLVASEQKLMVMRPYQIYAVKAIVNSIQEHKGNGFIWHTTGSGKTLTSFKASTLLKDNPNIEKCLFVVDRKDLDRQTREEFNKFQEGCVEENTNTETLVRRMLSEDYANKVIVTTIQKLGLALDPNNKNNYKERLHALSDKRIVFIFDECHRSQFGENHKAIKEFFPKAQLFGFTGTPIFDDNSTYKQIDGTVGSYVTTKDIFQNSLHNYTITHAIEDRNVLRFHIDYFKPEKNVTVGSTDHKKAVANAILKKHDAATHSKRFNALLATASINDAIEYYELFKEIQANKLKEDETFVPLNIACVFSPPAEGNKDVQQLQEDLQQEKADNKVEPEKKKKALEAIISDYNKQYGTNHRITEFDLYYQDVQQRIKFQKFSNADYPRKNKIDLVIVVDMLLTGFDSKYLNTLYVDKNLKFHGLIQAFSRTNRILNDTKPYGNILDFRQQQAEVDRAIALFSGESVAERAKEIWLVDPAPKVIEKYQEAVKAMEKWMEDKNMVAEPQEVYNIKGDAARVEFINRFKEVQRLKTQLDQYTDLNEEQKAKIENLMPEEQLRSFRSSYLEIAKQLKEIQQKEGGKAPENIQQLDFEFVLFASSVVDYDYIMNLIAKYTQDTPKKQKMTRDQLIGVLSSSANLMEEREDIIDYIKKLEVGKALNEHEIKDGYQKFKEEKIAKRLTEIAQNNGLEFSALNEFTNAIISRMIFDADKLSELFAPLDLGWKERTKRELALMDELTPILKKKAEGREISGLKAYE, encoded by the coding sequence ATGACAAAAGAGATACAAATAGAAGATAGTTTGATTACCAAATTGACTGATCTGAAATACACTCACAGGGCAGACATTCGGGACAAGGCTTCCCTTGAAAAGAATTTCCGTGAGAAGTTTCAAGCCTTGAATCGTGTGAACTTGACTGATTCAGAATTTGAAAGACTTTTTAAGGAAATAATAAATCCGGACGTTTTTGCATCATCAAAACGACTTAGAGAAATCAACACCTTTACCCGTGAGGACGGAACACCTTTGCATTATACATTGGTAAACATCAAAGATTGGTGCAAAAACGAATTTGAAGTAATCAATCAATTACGCATCAACACAAGCAACAGCCACCACCGTTATGATGTGATTTTGCTTATAAACGGAATTCCCGTTGTGCAAATTGAATTGAAAGGTTTGGAGGTTAGCCCACGAAAAGCCATGCAGCAAATTGTGGACTACAAAAGCGACCCGGGAAACGGCTACACCAATTCATTGCTTTGCTTTATGCAGATGTTTATTGTGAGCAACCGTTCAAACACCTACTATTTTGCCAATAACAACGCTGCTCATTTCAGCTTTAATGCTGACGAACAGTTTTTGCCTATCTATCAATATGCCGGTGAGGACAACAAAAAAATCACACACTTAGACGATTTCTCTGAAAAGTTTTTGAGCAAATGCACTCTAAGCCAAATGATAAGCAAATACATGGTATTGGTTGCAAGCGAACAAAAATTGATGGTCATGCGACCATATCAGATTTATGCAGTTAAGGCAATTGTCAATTCTATTCAGGAACACAAAGGCAACGGCTTCATTTGGCATACAACAGGAAGCGGAAAAACGCTGACTTCTTTCAAAGCATCTACCTTGCTCAAAGACAATCCGAATATTGAAAAATGTTTGTTTGTGGTTGACCGTAAAGACCTTGACCGACAAACCCGTGAGGAGTTCAACAAGTTTCAAGAAGGTTGTGTTGAGGAAAATACCAACACAGAAACTTTAGTAAGACGAATGCTTTCGGAAGATTATGCCAACAAAGTAATTGTTACGACCATTCAAAAATTAGGTTTAGCTTTAGACCCAAACAACAAAAATAACTATAAAGAACGCTTACATGCGTTAAGCGACAAACGCATCGTTTTCATTTTTGACGAGTGCCACCGTTCACAGTTTGGAGAAAATCACAAAGCAATTAAAGAGTTTTTCCCAAAAGCACAGTTATTCGGCTTTACAGGAACTCCCATTTTTGACGATAACTCAACCTACAAGCAAATTGACGGAACAGTTGGTTCTTATGTAACCACTAAAGACATTTTCCAAAATTCGTTACATAATTACACTATCACTCATGCAATAGAAGATAGAAACGTGTTGCGTTTTCATATTGACTATTTCAAACCTGAAAAAAATGTAACCGTTGGCAGCACCGACCATAAAAAAGCGGTTGCAAACGCTATTCTGAAAAAACATGATGCGGCAACGCACAGCAAGCGTTTCAATGCTTTGTTGGCAACTGCTTCCATTAATGATGCCATTGAATATTACGAACTATTCAAAGAGATTCAAGCGAACAAACTAAAAGAAGATGAAACTTTTGTTCCGCTAAATATTGCTTGTGTATTTTCTCCACCAGCCGAAGGAAATAAAGATGTTCAGCAGTTGCAGGAAGATTTACAACAAGAAAAAGCCGATAATAAAGTTGAACCTGAAAAGAAGAAGAAAGCACTGGAAGCCATCATCAGCGATTACAACAAGCAATATGGCACCAACCATAGAATTACTGAATTTGATTTGTATTACCAGGATGTTCAGCAACGCATCAAATTTCAGAAGTTCAGCAATGCCGACTATCCACGCAAAAACAAAATTGACTTAGTGATTGTGGTGGATATGTTGCTCACGGGCTTTGACAGCAAATATTTGAATACGTTGTATGTTGACAAGAACCTGAAATTTCACGGACTGATTCAGGCTTTCAGCCGAACCAACCGTATTTTGAATGACACCAAACCTTATGGCAATATTTTAGATTTCCGCCAACAACAAGCCGAAGTGGACAGAGCCATTGCTTTATTCAGCGGTGAAAGTGTAGCAGAAAGAGCCAAAGAAATTTGGTTGGTTGACCCTGCTCCGAAAGTAATTGAGAAATACCAAGAAGCAGTAAAGGCAATGGAAAAGTGGATGGAGGATAAAAACATGGTAGCCGAACCGCAGGAAGTTTACAACATCAAAGGCGATGCTGCCCGTGTGGAGTTTATCAATCGCTTTAAAGAAGTGCAACGATTGAAAACGCAGCTTGACCAATACACCGACCTGAACGAAGAACAGAAAGCAAAGATTGAAAACTTAATGCCCGAAGAGCAATTGCGTTCGTTCCGAAGTTCGTATTTAGAAATTGCCAAACAACTCAAAGAAATACAACAAAAAGAAGGCGGCAAAGCACCTGAAAACATTCAGCAATTGGATTTTGAATTTGTGCTGTTTGCTTCTTCGGTAGTGGATTATGATTACATCATGAACCTGATTGCCAAATACACACAAGACACACCGAAAAAGCAGAAAATGACCCGTGACCAATTGATTGGTGTGTTGAGCAGCAGTGCCAACTTGATGGAAGAACGGGAAGACATTATTGACTATATTAAAAAGTTGGAAGTTGGTAAAGCACTCAATGAGCATGAAATAAAAGACGGCTATCAAAAATTCAAGGAAGAGAAAATTGCTAAAAGATTAACAGAGATAGCACAGAATAACGGTTTAGAATTTTCGGCATTAAACGAATTTACCAATGCAATAATTAGCCGAATGATTTTTGATGCCGACAAATTGAGTGAACTATTTGCACCCTTAGACTTAGGTTGGAAAGAACGCACCAAAAGAGAATTGGCATTGATGGACGAATTGACACCTATTTTAAAAAAGAAAGCCGAAGGGCGAGAAATATCAGGACTGAAAGCTTATGAGTAA
- a CDS encoding AAA family ATPase, with product MSGVIKFTNLTDIATHFRKDLTGDHRPLKDLVLFFAHNGTGKTRLSMEFKEAGKEYNAEREVTKRDTLYFNAFTEDLFSWHNDLENDTERYLKLNTDSAFFDGLRELELDAKIESFFHNYVDLKFNIDYENATVRFSRSIIVEGAEQTIENIKISRGEETLFIWCFFLAICQLVIDKDPSYNWVNYIYIDDPISSLDENNAIAIACDLANLLTTEGSEIKTVISTHHSLFFNVLFNEFGRKVKNKRYFLHFKEPNDYALQDTGDTPFFHHIATISELKKVVESDKIFTYHFNALRSILEKTASFFGYDKIDKCIQGLDDEVLFERALQLFSHGKYSIFDPQEMIGDNKDLFKRIFNGFLVKYEFHFPEIFNEPTPAATA from the coding sequence ATGAGCGGAGTAATAAAATTTACAAACCTTACAGATATTGCCACACACTTCCGTAAGGACTTAACAGGTGATCACAGACCACTAAAAGATTTAGTGCTTTTCTTTGCTCATAATGGCACAGGGAAAACTCGCCTGTCAATGGAATTTAAAGAAGCAGGTAAAGAATACAATGCAGAAAGAGAAGTAACTAAAAGAGACACGCTTTACTTTAATGCTTTTACAGAAGACTTATTTTCTTGGCACAACGACCTTGAAAACGACACCGAAAGATATTTGAAACTTAACACCGATTCAGCATTTTTTGACGGCTTACGAGAATTGGAGTTAGATGCAAAAATTGAATCGTTTTTTCACAACTATGTTGATTTGAAATTCAATATAGACTATGAAAACGCAACAGTTCGGTTTTCAAGAAGTATCATAGTTGAAGGAGCAGAGCAAACAATTGAAAACATCAAAATATCAAGAGGCGAAGAAACACTTTTTATTTGGTGCTTCTTTTTAGCCATTTGCCAGTTAGTAATTGACAAAGACCCTTCATACAATTGGGTTAATTACATTTACATTGACGACCCGATTTCATCATTAGACGAAAATAATGCCATTGCGATAGCTTGTGATTTAGCCAACCTTCTTACCACAGAGGGCAGCGAAATAAAAACAGTAATTTCAACGCATCACAGTTTGTTTTTCAATGTATTGTTCAACGAATTTGGCAGAAAGGTTAAAAACAAGCGATACTTCCTTCATTTCAAAGAGCCAAACGATTATGCTTTGCAAGACACAGGCGACACACCATTTTTTCATCATATCGCAACAATAAGTGAACTCAAAAAGGTTGTAGAATCAGATAAAATATTCACTTATCATTTCAATGCTTTGCGTAGCATTCTCGAAAAGACCGCCAGCTTTTTCGGGTATGACAAAATTGATAAATGTATTCAAGGCTTAGACGATGAAGTTCTTTTTGAAAGAGCTTTGCAATTGTTCAGTCATGGCAAGTATTCAATTTTTGACCCTCAAGAAATGATTGGCGACAACAAAGACTTATTCAAACGAATTTTTAATGGATTCCTTGTGAAATATGAATTCCATTTTCCAGAAATATTTAATGAACCAACTCCAGCAGCAACAGCATGA
- a CDS encoding aldo/keto reductase, translating into MNRSNFIKSSAGLAGFLTIGKSFAATDFFSNRKDNGTAEKDVPLFSLNNGLKMPQLGFGTWTLTDKPDQYVREAIEVGFRLIDTAQGYQNEAGVFKGIKDSGIARKDVFITSKVGPDVMRNRSVKESLDISLEKLGGEYIDLMLIHWPVVDHIQETWNIMEEYVNKGLLKSIGLSNFNPHHIDDLLKYAKIKPVLNQIEIHPTFSNMENTGITLYKDIAVECWSPLASGNDLDNSVLKSIAKKYDRSVAQIILRWDMQRGLISVTRSTNVAHMKEDINIFDFELSPTDMSIINGVNINQRTSAKNDPDNFPW; encoded by the coding sequence ATGAACAGAAGTAATTTTATAAAGTCATCAGCAGGATTAGCCGGATTTTTAACAATTGGAAAATCATTTGCAGCAACAGATTTTTTTTCTAACAGAAAAGATAATGGAACTGCTGAAAAAGATGTTCCATTGTTTTCATTGAACAACGGATTAAAAATGCCTCAGCTTGGATTTGGTACTTGGACTTTGACGGACAAACCGGATCAATATGTTCGTGAAGCAATCGAAGTTGGATTCAGACTCATTGATACTGCTCAAGGATATCAAAATGAAGCGGGAGTTTTCAAAGGAATCAAAGATAGCGGAATTGCCAGGAAAGATGTTTTCATCACCTCAAAAGTTGGACCTGATGTCATGCGAAACAGATCCGTTAAAGAATCTTTGGATATAAGTCTTGAAAAACTTGGAGGTGAATATATTGACCTGATGCTTATTCATTGGCCCGTAGTAGATCATATTCAGGAAACATGGAATATTATGGAAGAATATGTGAACAAAGGTCTTTTAAAATCAATCGGACTCAGCAATTTCAATCCGCATCACATAGATGACTTGTTGAAATATGCAAAGATAAAACCGGTACTCAATCAAATTGAAATTCATCCGACATTCTCAAATATGGAGAATACCGGTATTACATTATACAAAGATATTGCTGTTGAATGCTGGTCTCCATTAGCATCCGGAAACGACCTTGACAATAGCGTATTAAAAAGTATTGCCAAAAAATATGATAGAAGTGTTGCTCAAATAATTTTGAGGTGGGATATGCAGCGGGGATTAATTTCGGTTACCCGCTCAACAAATGTTGCTCACATGAAGGAGGATATTAATATTTTTGATTTCGAACTATCTCCCACAGATATGTCAATTATTAATGGAGTTAACATCAATCAAAGAACCAGTGCTAAGAATGATCCTGATAATTTTCCATGGTAA
- a CDS encoding type I restriction-modification system subunit M has product MTENNQTQLGNTLWKIADELRGAMNADQFRDYMLSFLFLRYLSDNYEAAAKKELGKDYPVLKDKDKRTPLSVWYEQNEADVKEFEKQMRRKVHYVIEPSHLWNSIAELAKTQSKELLRTLQDGFKYIENESFESTFQGLFSEINLDSDKLGKNYEERNKKLCNIIQKIAEGINSFNKHVDYLGDAYEYLIGKFAAGSGQKAGEFYTPQRISDILSSVVILDSQDPSSGEKKKIERVLDFACGSGSLLLNVRKKMTDAKGTIGKIYGQEKNITTYNLARMNMLLHGVKDTEFEIHHGDTLLNDWEILNEINPSKKLEFDAIVANPPFSYRWEPTEAMGEDFRFKSYGLAPKSAADFAFLLHGFHFLSKEGTMAIILPHGVLFRSGAEEKIRRKLLEDGNIDTVIGLPANLFFSTGIPVCILVLKKCKKFDDVLFINAVDHFEKGKRQNSLLPENIDKIVNTYKNRTDETRYSRRVTMDEIVKNEFNLNISRYVSTSLDEEIIDLKEVNKKLVDLDKDINKARETHNKFLKELGLPPI; this is encoded by the coding sequence ATGACAGAAAATAATCAAACACAATTAGGTAATACACTTTGGAAAATTGCAGACGAATTGCGTGGAGCAATGAACGCTGACCAGTTCCGTGATTATATGCTTTCGTTTTTGTTCTTACGTTATCTAAGTGACAATTACGAAGCAGCAGCAAAAAAGGAATTAGGAAAAGATTATCCTGTTCTAAAAGACAAAGACAAGCGAACTCCGCTTTCCGTTTGGTATGAGCAAAACGAAGCTGATGTAAAGGAATTTGAAAAGCAAATGCGAAGAAAGGTTCATTATGTAATTGAGCCATCGCATTTATGGAACAGCATTGCGGAATTGGCTAAAACCCAAAGCAAAGAATTGCTTCGCACTTTGCAAGATGGTTTTAAATACATAGAGAATGAATCATTTGAAAGCACCTTTCAAGGCTTGTTTTCTGAAATCAATTTAGATTCTGATAAACTCGGCAAGAACTACGAAGAACGAAATAAAAAGCTTTGCAATATCATTCAGAAGATTGCAGAAGGCATTAATAGTTTTAATAAACACGTTGACTACTTAGGCGATGCTTACGAATATTTGATTGGAAAATTTGCCGCAGGCTCAGGTCAAAAAGCAGGAGAATTTTATACCCCTCAAAGAATTTCAGATATACTTTCTTCTGTTGTGATACTTGACAGCCAAGACCCAAGTTCAGGCGAAAAGAAAAAGATTGAAAGAGTTTTAGACTTTGCCTGTGGTTCAGGTTCGTTATTGCTTAACGTTCGTAAGAAAATGACGGATGCAAAAGGAACAATCGGCAAAATTTATGGACAAGAAAAAAACATCACGACTTACAACTTAGCACGAATGAACATGCTTTTGCATGGCGTGAAAGACACAGAATTTGAAATTCACCACGGTGACACTTTACTCAATGACTGGGAAATTCTCAATGAAATAAATCCATCTAAGAAATTAGAATTTGATGCTATTGTAGCCAATCCACCATTCAGCTATCGTTGGGAACCAACGGAAGCAATGGGAGAAGATTTTCGCTTCAAAAGTTACGGACTTGCTCCTAAGTCAGCAGCCGACTTTGCTTTTCTGTTACACGGTTTTCACTTTTTGAGTAAAGAGGGAACAATGGCAATCATTTTACCTCACGGTGTTTTATTCAGAAGCGGAGCAGAAGAAAAAATCAGGAGAAAACTATTAGAGGACGGAAATATTGACACCGTTATCGGACTTCCTGCAAATCTGTTTTTCTCGACAGGTATTCCAGTCTGTATTTTGGTTTTAAAGAAGTGCAAAAAGTTTGATGATGTTTTGTTCATTAACGCAGTTGACCACTTTGAAAAGGGAAAACGACAAAACAGTTTACTACCTGAAAACATTGACAAGATAGTTAACACCTACAAAAACAGAACCGATGAAACTCGTTATTCTCGTAGAGTGACAATGGACGAAATTGTGAAAAACGAATTCAACCTAAATATCTCACGTTATGTAAGCACATCGTTAGACGAAGAAATAATTGACTTGAAAGAGGTAAACAAAAAACTCGTTGACCTTGACAAAGACATTAACAAAGCAAGAGAGACACATAATAAATTTTTAAAGGAATTGGGACTCCCACCAATATAA
- a CDS encoding aldo/keto reductase, producing MLENKDWTRRTFLKTSASVMALQLVNPFTGFAQNFSPLRENSNMNSNLKSSALPTRRLGSLEVSAMGFGCMSMQHGYAPRLSNEETAKVIRAAYDKGVTFFDTAINYGPFINEESVGLALSPIRDKVVIATKFGYGYDENGKNIGLNSHPEYIRKMTEGSLKRLKTDYIDLYYQHRVDPTVPIEDVVGVMQDLIKEGKVLHYGLSEAGEATIRRAHAVHPVTAVQNEYSFWTRDPEHEVLPACQELGIGFVPWSPLGSGYLTGTITINTPFDDKLDLRAHRARFTVEAQKHNWKLIGLLQQIGQRTYATPGQVALAWLLAKYPSLVPIPGTSNPKHIDENINALKVTLSAEDMDELEKGFATIKVEGPRTTEALFLNHDIGANLGESSKGTHGKSPLPSKGN from the coding sequence ATGTTAGAGAATAAAGACTGGACACGCAGAACTTTTTTAAAAACTTCGGCTTCTGTAATGGCTTTACAATTAGTAAATCCATTCACCGGGTTTGCACAAAATTTTTCACCATTGAGGGAGAATTCAAATATGAATTCAAACTTAAAATCTTCAGCATTGCCAACTCGTAGATTAGGTTCTCTCGAAGTTTCGGCAATGGGCTTTGGATGCATGAGTATGCAGCATGGTTACGCTCCACGTTTAAGCAATGAAGAAACAGCAAAAGTCATCCGTGCGGCTTACGACAAAGGTGTAACATTTTTTGATACCGCGATAAACTATGGACCGTTTATTAATGAAGAATCGGTTGGGTTAGCTCTTTCTCCGATTAGAGATAAGGTGGTCATCGCAACTAAATTTGGTTACGGCTATGATGAAAACGGAAAAAATATTGGATTAAACAGTCATCCCGAGTATATAAGGAAAATGACTGAAGGTTCTCTCAAACGACTGAAAACCGATTATATTGATTTGTATTATCAGCACAGGGTTGATCCAACAGTTCCTATTGAAGATGTTGTTGGAGTCATGCAAGATTTAATTAAAGAAGGAAAAGTTCTTCATTATGGTTTATCAGAAGCAGGCGAAGCAACTATCCGCAGAGCACATGCTGTTCATCCGGTAACTGCTGTTCAAAACGAATATTCATTTTGGACTCGCGATCCGGAACATGAAGTATTACCAGCCTGCCAGGAACTTGGAATTGGATTTGTGCCATGGAGTCCGTTAGGTTCAGGTTATCTGACAGGAACAATCACCATCAACACGCCGTTTGACGATAAACTTGACCTGCGTGCGCATAGAGCACGGTTCACTGTTGAAGCGCAAAAACACAATTGGAAACTAATAGGATTACTCCAACAAATTGGGCAGCGCACTTATGCAACACCCGGGCAAGTTGCACTTGCGTGGTTATTGGCAAAATATCCATCGCTTGTTCCAATTCCCGGAACTTCAAATCCTAAACATATTGATGAGAATATCAATGCACTAAAAGTAACGCTTTCAGCAGAAGATATGGACGAATTGGAAAAAGGATTTGCAACGATAAAAGTTGAAGGTCCCCGAACCACCGAAGCACTATTTCTCAATCATGATATTGGCGCCAATCTGGGTGAAAGCTCAAAAGGTACACACGGCAAATCACCGTTACCTTCCAAAGGAAATTAA